The DNA segment GTGCAGGAAGGAAGAACATCTTCCTAAGACAAACAGGTATGGGGAATCAAAATGAGTGCATCTGTATATAGGAAAAAGTGAGTCCAAAAAGGATCAGAAACAGAAATAAGTAAAAACCTGTAAACAGTAATCAATGTTGGAATCTCATAGTCACGAAGTAGCAGCAGGGTGGGTAACCAAGCTTCCATCAAGCCTGGGGAGGCATGGAAACCTGAAGAACAAGAAtggaaatgggaagagagggaagaaaagctGAGCACAGCCTAAGAGCAGGACATTTCTTTGATGTTATCTGCTCAACCCTCACATTGATCATCCCCAGTTCTCACCATCAGGAACTTCAGTAAAAAATTCTGACCCAAGGTAACATGCATGGGCAGTGACCAACCAAGCTCATCACTAGTCTGTATTTAATGACGACCAACATGTCTTAGAAAATGCCGCCCTAAGACCCAGCTTTGGGCATTTCTTAACTAatgattgtggtggtttgaataggtttggccccaatagaatcatgtgtatgggtgcttggcctatagggagtggcattattagaaagtgtggcctgtTGGAGGAGGTGGGTCACTGCAGGGGCAGGTTTTGAGgtcttatatgctcaagctatgacGAGACATGTCTTATGACACACAACACAGTCCCCTTTATGCTGCCTGCTAAtaaccaagatgtagaactctcagcaccttctccagcaccatgtcttcctggacACTGTCATGTATCCCACCATGATACAtgacactgtaagccagccccaattaaacatttccctttataagaactgccttggtcatggtgtcccttcacagcaataaaaccccaactaagaaagtgattgatgggggagggcccaatCCATTTTAGGCGGTGCCATTCCTGGACTGGATGCTATAATAACGCAGACTGAGCAACCCAtgagaagcaatccagtaagaaCAACCCaaccatggtctctgcatcagctcccacctccaggttcctgccctgtttgagttcctaccctgacttccttcagtgatggactacaatgtggaagtgtgaactgaataaatcctttcctccccaattgtcttttgattttgatgtttcatcacagtgatagaaatcctaactaggaCATAAGTGCAGGATGGAAAATTATCAGCTCCTCAGCATTCCTCTGGATGAACAGTTCTTACCTGGATGGAATGCAGCCACCAAATCTGGATGGGCCAGAATCCCAGTCTCTATTTGCTCCTCCCAGAAGTCATGATACAGGGCCCTGTGGCCACTAAGCTGAAttgttccaggctccaaggataaAGATGAAGAACTCTGTAAAAGGTCAGTAGCCACATCCACACCCACCATGATCACATGAAAGCCAAGGTGTTCAGGAAACATGTAGCCAAGCTCATCATAATCTCCAGAACGAATAAGAAATGTCTCTACGTGGGAAGCACCAACCACATGCAATGTGCTTCCTCCAGTCTTCCCAACATCTATTGCCACAGTCCGAAGCCCTAAGCCCAGGGTCAAGGGCCGTGacagaacatctgtcatcaaccgCTTCAAAGAGCCATGCAAGACATCTGGGTCTGGCCGTGGCCTTCCTAGACTTGCCCAAAGCATGGTCATAGAGTGACTACCCAGAAGAGCATTCAATGTAGATTCTAGCTGTAAACCCCTCATAGAAAACCAGGTATCCCAATTCTGTATATCTTCAGGTAGCCATGGCCAAGGTCCTGAGGGTAGGACAAAATCACCTGTGGGGCAGAAAGAGTTAATAAACATGGCTGGAGAGAAGAGGGCACACTGCTCCTGGAaagaacctgagtttagttctcagcagCCTTATTGGGCAATTCACATCTCCTGTAATTCAAGTTCTAGAAGACCCCATGTCCTCTTCTAGCCTTGGGAGGCACTGATCTCATGTGTGAAAacccataattttaaaaaataaagaggagctgtgtcaaaaggatggaccatctagagcctgccatatccagggttccatcccatattcagcttccaaacgctgacacaattgtatatactagcaagattttgctgaaaggacccagatgtagctgtctcttgtgagactaggccggggcctagcaaacacagaagtggatgctcacagtcagctattggatggatcacagggcccccaatggaggagctagagaaagtagccaaggagctaaagggatctgtaaccctataggtggaaaaacattatgaactaaccagtaccccggagctcttgactctagctgcatatgtatcaaaagatggcctaggcggccatcactggaaagagaggcccattggacacgcaaactttatatgccccagtacagtggaatgccagggccaaaaagggggagtgggtgggtaggggagtggatgggaaggtatgggggacttttgggatagcattggaaatgtaaatgaggaaaatacctaataaaaaggaaaaaaaataaagaaatatcaaaTCCTTTCTTGGGTTCAAAATTCTCTCCTCAGTAATTCCTCCATATTTATTCTGCCAACCTTTAACTATAAGTATCTGCATTCCTTCTCACAGTTTCTCATTTTCCCCTAAAAATAACATGCTTTTATTTAGTTACATCTAAAATCATCAAATGCTATTATAGTACAATATCCTAATGCTCTACCTGTGACCTCTACTCTACCTGTGACCAGAAGCCATTCCATGACACGATCTACAGCCACAAGACGGAGCTCTCGACAAACCTTCCTATGTGCTGGCCAATCTGACCTCTGGCACTCTGTATCACAGTAATAGACATTTCTGCACCTGAGAGAATGAACCAAAGAAACATGGTCCTATGTCACAAAGATATCTTAGTGTCCAGGGAAGTGTCTGGATGCCTGCACCTACAAAGAAAGGCTAGCAAGAGGTGAGGAAGGTAGGGAGATCGACAGTAACAACCCAAATGTAGAAGCTATTCGACAGACGAAGTAAACAGATTAGGAATATAGTCATTCTTAAGACAGAGTGCTGCTCCCATTTCCACCAATCTAAAATAACCTaggtttttgatttttaaaaatctcagctgggcatggtggcacacgcctttaatcccagcacttgggaggcagaggcagatggatttctgagttcgaggccagcctggtctacagagtgagttccaggacagccagggctacacagaaaaaccctgtctcgaaaaaacaaaaaaccccacctctttcataaagaaagaaaagaagaatgaaCCAAAAAACCCTAGACATTTGCTGATGTTTTCCTTACCAGGCATGCCTCATCTTCAGCCTTCTCAGAACAAATGTCATCTATGTTCTCAAGAAAGGAGCAGGAAGACTGCTATTTTATCTCCCACAATACCAAAATAAACAAGACTAAAACTGGGATCACACAAAATAAGGaactattaattctcaaaacacaacaaaaaaccaagcaaaaccaaccaaacaaaaacccttagTGTTATTCCTCTTGGAATGAGGACTTAGTATAGGGTTATTCCTAAATGTTCCCCCACTGGTCCCTACACGTCACCTCTTACAGTGCCGGAGAACCTTGCAATTGGAAAGGCCATGAGGGAGCACTTTACAATAAGCACAGAATCTGAATGTGTCCTCCATCTTCTGGAACATTTCTTGTTGACATCGAAATCCAAAGCTTGATACTGGGGTTCCCCCATTTATCACCAACCTGTAGAGAGAGTATGGAAGAAGGTGCAACAGGGATGAGCATCTTCCAAACCTCTTCTGTGCTTCCTCTGCCttgtatggattttttttttttttttgtaatcttaAATGTATCCTACAGCCATTTTTCTTAAGCAAACTGTTTCTTCTATAGTAACATGACTGACAAAGGTCAGAATGAGAAATTGCTAAATTTTACTCATCCAACCTTCTGACATAACTAGTACCAAAGATACTGCCTTTTCCACAGAACTGGTCACTCACTTGTATTCTTCATAGTTTTTCATGTTCAGCTTTTGGAGGATCAACTGGGACAGACCTGGTACATTATTGTCCAAGGAAATGAAGCCAAGTGCATCAATGCTAGGGCCAGGTTTTGAGAGGGCTGGAGATACTGGAGACACTTCTGTGGGTGGGATTTCAATCATGGGAATCACTGGTGGGGGTTTCTTGTGCTTTCGCCGCCGTGAACGAGGAGCCATGACCAATGAACTTGGGGACCAGTGCTAAATAGGAATGGAATTTGACAAAATGAATGCAAATCTTCAGATGCCTGGCATTTTATTTCACATTCAAGTCTCTCTAAGGCCCAACTATCAGAAGATTTATCCATTATAGATTACTTACTGATATTAACACTTATAAAAATTAGAGGAGACCACTGGGCACATGGtagctcattttttaaaaaagatttatttatttaatgtatatgagtacattgtagctgtacagatggttgtgagccttcatgtggttgctgggaattgagatcaggacctctgctc comes from the Mus musculus strain C57BL/6J chromosome 14, GRCm38.p6 C57BL/6J genome and includes:
- the Mss51 gene encoding putative protein MSS51 homolog, mitochondrial; the protein is MAPRSRRRKHKKPPPVIPMIEIPPTEVSPVSPALSKPGPSIDALGFISLDNNVPGLSQLILQKLNMKNYEEYKLVINGGTPVSSFGFRCQQEMFQKMEDTFRFCAYCKVLPHGLSNCKVLRHCKRCRNVYYCDTECQRSDWPAHRKVCRELRLVAVDRVMEWLLVTGDFVLPSGPWPWLPEDIQNWDTWFSMRGLQLESTLNALLGSHSMTMLWASLGRPRPDPDVLHGSLKRLMTDVLSRPLTLGLGLRTVAIDVGKTGGSTLHVVGASHVETFLIRSGDYDELGYMFPEHLGFHVIMVGVDVATDLLQSSSSLSLEPGTIQLSGHRALYHDFWEEQIETGILAHPDLVAAFHPGFHASPGLMEAWLPTLLLLRDYEIPTLITVYSQQELEASLQILVNLDTHIIACGANPFASLKPEQVYSNPNKQPVYSSAYYIMFLGSSPAN
- the Mss51 gene encoding putative protein MSS51 homolog, mitochondrial isoform X1, whose translation is MFQKMEDTFRFCAYCKVLPHGLSNCKVLRHCKRCRNVYYCDTECQRSDWPAHRKVCRELRLVAVDRVMEWLLVTGDFVLPSGPWPWLPEDIQNWDTWFSMRGLQLESTLNALLGSHSMTMLWASLGRPRPDPDVLHGSLKRLMTDVLSRPLTLGLGLRTVAIDVGKTGGSTLHVVGASHVETFLIRSGDYDELGYMFPEHLGFHVIMVGVDVATDLLQSSSSLSLEPGTIQLSGHRALYHDFWEEQIETGILAHPDLVAAFHPGFHASPGLMEAWLPTLLLLRDYEIPTLITVYSQQELEASLQILVNLDTHIIACGANPFASLKPEQVYSNPNKQPVYSSAYYIMFLGSSPAN